One stretch of Erpetoichthys calabaricus chromosome 14, fErpCal1.3, whole genome shotgun sequence DNA includes these proteins:
- the LOC114665464 gene encoding LOW QUALITY PROTEIN: proto-oncogene Wnt-3 (The sequence of the model RefSeq protein was modified relative to this genomic sequence to represent the inferred CDS: inserted 1 base in 1 codon; deleted 9 bases in 6 codons) encodes MDLNLLGSLLCIWLSSSTVFGGYPIWWSLALGQQYSSLGTQPILCGSIPGLVPKQLRFCRNYIEIMPSVAEGIKLGIQECQHQFRGRRWNCTTVEDNLAIFGPVLDKATRESAFVHAIASAGVAFAVTRSCAEGRPPLCGCDSHHKGPPGEGWKWGGCSEDAEFGVLVSREFADARXNRPDARSAMNRHNNEAGRQTILDHMHLKCKCHGLSGSWEVKTCWWAQPDFRILGDFLKDKYDSASEMVGEKHRESRGWVETLRAKYAFFKHPTERDLVYYDSSPNFCEPTPEDGLLRDAGPACNVTSHGIEGCDLLCCGRGNNRGLRSAKEKCHCIFHWCCYVSCQECVRVYDVHTCK; translated from the exons ATGGATTTGAACCTGCTCGGATCTCTCCTGTGTATCTGGCTGAGCAGCTCCACAGTGTTCGGCGGCTATCCCATCTGGTG GTCTCTAGCCCTAGGGCAGCAGTATTCTTCCCTAGGCACTCAGCCCATTCTCTGTGGATCCATTCCAGGCCTGGTACCAAAGCAGCTACGATTCTGCCGAAACTACATTGAAATCATGCCCAGTGTGGCAGAGGGCATTAAACTGGGAATCCAAGAGTGCCAGCACCAGTTCCGGGGTCGCCGATGGAACTGTACCACAGTAGAGGACAACTTGGCCATCTTCGGCCCAGTGCTTGACAAAG CAACGCGGGAGTCGGCCTTCGTCCATGCCATCGCTTCTGCCGGAGTGGCCTTTGCCGTGACTCGATCCTGTGCCGAG GGACGTCCACCATTGTGCGGATGCGACTCTCACCACAAGGGCCCCccg ggtgagggctggaagtGGGGAGGCTGCAGCGAGGATGCAGAATTTGGGGTCCTCGTGTCCCGCGAGTTTGCCGACGCCA GAAACCGTCCGGATGCCCGCTCAGCCATGAACCGTCACAACAATGAAGCTGGCCG acaGACCATCCTGGACCACATGCACCTCAAGTGCAAATGCCACGGCCTGTCGGGCAGCTGG GAGGTGAAGACCTGCTGGTGGGCTCAGCCCGACTTCCGCATCCTGGGGGATTTTCTCAAAGACAAGTACGACAGCGCCTCCGAGATGGTGGGGGAGAAACACCGGGAGTCGCGCGGCTGGGTGGAG ACCCTGCGGGCCAAGTACGCCTTCTTCAAGCACCCCACCGAGCGGGACCTGGTCTACTACGAT AGCTCGCCCAACTTCTGCGAGCCCACCCCCGAGGACGGGCTCCTTCGGGACGCGGGACCGGCGTGCAACGTCACCTCGCACGGCATCGAGGGCTGCGACCTGCTGTGCTGCGGCCGG GGCAACAACCGCGGACTGAGAAGCGCAAAGGAGAAGTGCCACTGCATATTCCACTGGTGCTGCTACGTCAGCTGCCAGGAGTGCGTGAGGGTCTACGACGTGCACACCTGCAAGTAG